A window from Cyprinus carpio isolate SPL01 chromosome A11, ASM1834038v1, whole genome shotgun sequence encodes these proteins:
- the LOC109107913 gene encoding ERO1-like protein beta isoform X1: MHFDESSMFAGHKIESKTLKEEFRLHFKNISRVMDCVGCSKCRLWGTLQTQGLGTALRILFSEKEIEKLPENSPSKGFQLTRQEIVALLNGFASSIKELHNFRTLLKDQS, from the exons ATGCACTTTGACGAGAGCTCCATGTTTGCTGGACATAAAATAGAGTCAAAGACACTAAAG GAGGAGTTCAGGCTTCACTTTAAGAACATCTCTCGGGTCATGGACTGCGTCGGCTGCAGTAAGTGCCGGCTCTGGGGAACCTTACAG ACTCAGGGTCTGGGAACGGCTCTCAGGATCCTGTTCTCTGAGAAAGAGATCGAGAAGCTTCCAGAAAACAGTCCGTCCAAAGGCTTCCAGCTCACGCGGCAGGAGATCGTGGCTCTGCTCAACGGATTCGCCAG cagtATAAAAGAGCTGCACAACTTCCGGACTCTGCTGAAGGATCAGAG TTAA
- the LOC109107913 gene encoding ERO1-like protein beta isoform X2 — translation MHFDESSMFAGHKIESKTLKEEFRLHFKNISRVMDCVGCSKCRLWGTLQTQGLGTALRILFSEKEIEKLPENSPSKGFQLTRQEIVALLNGFASIKELHNFRTLLKDQS, via the exons ATGCACTTTGACGAGAGCTCCATGTTTGCTGGACATAAAATAGAGTCAAAGACACTAAAG GAGGAGTTCAGGCTTCACTTTAAGAACATCTCTCGGGTCATGGACTGCGTCGGCTGCAGTAAGTGCCGGCTCTGGGGAACCTTACAG ACTCAGGGTCTGGGAACGGCTCTCAGGATCCTGTTCTCTGAGAAAGAGATCGAGAAGCTTCCAGAAAACAGTCCGTCCAAAGGCTTCCAGCTCACGCGGCAGGAGATCGTGGCTCTGCTCAACGGATTCGCCAG tATAAAAGAGCTGCACAACTTCCGGACTCTGCTGAAGGATCAGAG TTAA